A region of Staphylococcus sp. IVB6181 DNA encodes the following proteins:
- a CDS encoding ABC transporter ATP-binding protein/permease has protein sequence MKNLMHYALKYIHYPIIMGIICAALAVIVVVQNVTIAKVLDAMLIKQNHHIAVSVLLSILLGALLLRAVLNMMNQWIGMQLAYKVKRNLRLRMVNSRIPQPIGKQMSVMTESIDGITPFYQDYLPQVFRAIMIPLVIIITMCFIHLNTALIMLVTAPFIPVFYIIFGLKTRDESKEQMTYLTQFSQRFLNLAQGLVTLKLFNRSHQATNAIYNESTRFRDLTMKILRSAFLSGLMLEFISLLGIGIVALEAGLGLVLFHSVTFETAAVAIILAPEFYNSIKDLGQAFHTGKQSEGAADVVFETLDNSNDTKSERTHIINQQQAPLMRLEHVDYRYIGAKSDAVMDAHFDIYQGEHIALVGPSGAGKTTLSELILQALPPTSGSISIQSEQLRMGVLSQQPYIFNASIKDNVAMFEAVSDEQVHQVLDAVGLTDKINQLPQGIDTFIGEGGEMLSGGQMRRIELSRVLLAQPDLVVFDEPATGLDVWTERVIQEALTAYFHDRTVIMIAHRESTIRRAKRRIYMEKGRITADDNDISTQWHKGRDRQ, from the coding sequence ATGAAGAATTTAATGCACTATGCTTTGAAATATATACACTATCCCATAATAATGGGCATAATATGCGCAGCTTTAGCCGTTATTGTGGTGGTACAAAACGTGACCATTGCTAAAGTTTTAGATGCGATGTTGATCAAACAGAATCATCATATTGCTGTGAGTGTACTATTAAGCATCTTATTAGGTGCTTTATTACTGCGTGCTGTCTTAAATATGATGAATCAATGGATAGGAATGCAGCTTGCTTATAAAGTGAAACGGAATTTGCGTCTGCGTATGGTAAACAGCAGAATCCCTCAGCCGATTGGTAAACAAATGAGTGTGATGACAGAAAGTATCGATGGCATTACACCGTTTTATCAAGATTATCTGCCTCAAGTCTTCAGAGCGATTATGATACCGTTGGTGATTATCATTACGATGTGCTTTATCCATTTGAATACAGCATTGATTATGCTGGTCACTGCACCGTTTATTCCGGTCTTTTATATTATTTTCGGACTTAAGACACGTGATGAATCTAAAGAACAAATGACGTATTTAACACAATTCAGCCAACGCTTCTTAAATCTTGCGCAAGGTTTGGTGACTTTGAAGCTGTTCAATCGTTCGCACCAAGCAACAAATGCTATCTACAATGAAAGTACACGTTTTAGGGATTTAACAATGAAAATATTGCGCAGTGCATTCTTATCAGGACTGATGCTTGAATTTATCAGTTTATTAGGTATAGGAATTGTCGCATTAGAAGCAGGTTTAGGTTTGGTATTGTTTCATAGCGTCACTTTTGAAACAGCGGCTGTTGCAATTATTTTAGCACCTGAATTTTACAATTCGATCAAAGATTTAGGACAGGCGTTTCATACCGGTAAACAAAGTGAAGGTGCTGCAGATGTGGTCTTTGAAACATTAGATAACAGTAATGATACTAAATCTGAACGCACACATATAATCAATCAGCAGCAAGCACCTTTGATGCGATTGGAACATGTGGATTATCGCTACATTGGTGCTAAAAGCGATGCGGTGATGGATGCACACTTTGATATTTATCAAGGTGAACATATTGCTTTAGTAGGACCGAGCGGGGCAGGCAAAACCACGCTTTCCGAACTGATACTACAAGCATTGCCGCCGACTTCAGGCAGTATCTCGATACAATCAGAGCAGCTGCGCATGGGTGTGTTAAGCCAGCAGCCGTATATCTTTAATGCTTCTATTAAAGATAACGTTGCGATGTTTGAAGCAGTGTCAGATGAACAAGTACATCAAGTATTGGATGCAGTAGGTTTAACGGATAAAATCAATCAGCTGCCTCAAGGTATCGACACATTCATCGGTGAAGGCGGAGAGATGTTGTCCGGCGGTCAAATGCGGCGTATTGAATTATCACGCGTCTTATTAGCCCAACCTGATCTTGTTGTGTTTGATGAACCTGCAACGGGATTGGATGTATGGACAGAGCGTGTGATACAAGAAGCGTTAACAGCTTATTTTCATGACCGTACAGTGATTATGATTGCACATAGAGAAAGTACCATTCGTCGAGCAAAACGCCGTATTTATATGGAAAAAGGTCGCATTACAGCCGATGATAATGACATCTCGACGCAATGGCATAAAGGACGTGATAGACAATGA
- a CDS encoding undecaprenyl-diphosphate phosphatase, whose protein sequence is MLLLELLKALILGIVEGLTEFAPVSSTGHMILVDDMWLKSPDFLGSQSAFTFKIVIQLGSVFAAAWVFRKRYFEMLHIGKYKHGAQAPDTAEGETLSRTAQTKQKRLTLWHVLVGMIPAGILGLLFDDFIEKYLFSVPTVMIGLLLGAFYMIFAQKFSRRYAHRETIDQITYLQAFVIGLSQAVAMWPGFSRSGSTISTGVLMKLNYKAASDFTFIMAVPIMLAASGLSLIKHIGYIHLNHIPFYIIGFLAAFLFGLLSIRLFLNLINRIKLVPFAIYRIILVIIIAILYFGFGIGKGL, encoded by the coding sequence ATGTTATTGTTAGAATTACTCAAAGCGTTGATTCTGGGAATCGTTGAAGGATTAACAGAGTTCGCACCTGTTTCCTCAACTGGGCATATGATTCTCGTTGATGACATGTGGTTGAAATCCCCTGATTTCTTAGGGTCTCAATCCGCATTTACATTTAAAATTGTCATTCAGCTCGGATCAGTCTTCGCCGCAGCATGGGTATTCAGAAAACGTTATTTCGAAATGCTGCACATTGGAAAATATAAACATGGAGCACAAGCACCAGATACAGCCGAAGGCGAAACGTTAAGCAGAACTGCACAAACAAAACAAAAACGTTTAACTTTATGGCATGTATTAGTCGGGATGATTCCTGCAGGTATTTTAGGTTTATTGTTTGACGACTTTATCGAGAAATACTTATTCAGTGTGCCGACGGTTATGATTGGTCTTTTATTAGGTGCTTTCTATATGATTTTCGCACAAAAATTCAGCCGCCGTTATGCACATCGTGAAACAATTGATCAGATTACTTACTTGCAAGCTTTCGTTATCGGTTTATCGCAAGCGGTCGCAATGTGGCCGGGCTTCAGCCGTTCAGGCTCTACAATTTCAACAGGGGTATTAATGAAATTGAATTATAAAGCCGCATCTGACTTTACATTTATTATGGCTGTACCGATTATGTTAGCCGCAAGCGGTTTATCGTTAATCAAACATATCGGATACATTCATTTGAATCATATCCCATTCTATATTATCGGTTTCTTAGCCGCATTCTTATTCGGCTTACTGTCAATCCGATTATTCTTAAACTTAATCAACCGTATTAAATTAGTACCTTTTGCGATTTACCGTATCATTTTAGTGATCATTATTGCTATTCTTTACTTCGGATTCGGTATCGGCAAAGGCCTTTAA
- a CDS encoding YaiI/YqxD family protein: MTQVIIDGDACPVTGSIIQLTEGTGIFVVLVRSYSHFSMRDYPEHVKVSYVDDGPDQVDYKIVQLAQPDDIVVTQDYGLASLLIGKIQYVLHHNGMLYSDKNMAQLLEQRYLNAQTRHQGTRHKGLKKFSDEARAKFEQSFQRVIAQISS, translated from the coding sequence ATGACACAAGTGATTATTGACGGAGATGCTTGTCCTGTTACAGGTTCAATTATCCAATTGACTGAAGGGACAGGCATTTTTGTTGTGTTAGTACGCAGTTATTCCCACTTCTCAATGCGAGATTATCCTGAACATGTCAAAGTTTCATATGTAGATGACGGTCCTGATCAAGTCGATTACAAAATCGTTCAGCTTGCACAACCTGATGATATTGTCGTCACACAAGATTACGGTTTAGCAAGTCTGTTAATCGGTAAAATCCAGTATGTTCTTCATCATAATGGTATGCTATATAGTGATAAGAATATGGCACAACTATTGGAACAGCGTTATTTGAATGCACAAACCAGACATCAAGGCACAAGACATAAAGGTCTTAAAAAGTTCTCAGATGAAGCACGTGCAAAATTCGAACAATCCTTCCAGCGTGTCATAGCACAGATTTCTTCTTAG
- a CDS encoding TIGR00730 family Rossman fold protein codes for MKRIAVYCGASKGKDEIYMQQGYALGKYMAEHGYELVFGAGSVGIMGAISDGVLDNGGSAIGVMPKSLDDKEITSQRLTDLVLVDSLHGRKAEMSERADAFILAPGGAGSLEEFFETYSWAQIGIHTKPMAVFNINGFFEPLQHLIDEMIKAGFIDDKYRSLAPLYNDLDSLFNGLEHYHSVGTRTYN; via the coding sequence ATTAAACGTATTGCAGTCTATTGCGGAGCAAGCAAAGGCAAAGATGAAATTTATATGCAGCAGGGTTATGCTTTAGGCAAGTATATGGCGGAGCATGGTTATGAACTTGTCTTTGGTGCAGGTTCTGTCGGTATTATGGGCGCAATTTCTGATGGTGTATTAGATAATGGCGGCAGTGCAATCGGTGTCATGCCTAAAAGTTTAGATGATAAAGAAATTACCAGCCAGCGTTTAACAGATTTAGTACTCGTAGATTCATTACATGGACGCAAAGCTGAAATGAGCGAACGCGCAGATGCCTTTATTTTAGCACCCGGCGGTGCCGGCTCATTAGAAGAATTCTTTGAAACTTACAGCTGGGCACAAATCGGTATTCACACAAAACCAATGGCAGTTTTTAATATCAATGGTTTCTTCGAACCGCTTCAGCACTTAATCGATGAAATGATCAAAGCTGGTTTTATTGATGATAAATACCGCTCATTAGCACCGCTTTACAACGATTTAGACAGCTTATTCAACGGTCTTGAACATTACCATTCTGTCGGCACACGTACCTA